One Colius striatus isolate bColStr4 chromosome 7, bColStr4.1.hap1, whole genome shotgun sequence DNA segment encodes these proteins:
- the MTCH2 gene encoding LOW QUALITY PROTEIN: mitochondrial carrier homolog 2 (The sequence of the model RefSeq protein was modified relative to this genomic sequence to represent the inferred CDS: deleted 1 base in 1 codon): MADAASQVLLGSGLTVLSQPLMYVKVLVQVGYEPLPPTLGRNIFGRQVYQLPGLFAYAKHIVKVDGRAGLFKGLAPRLCSSAIGTVVHGKVLQHYQEAEPVEPGASKKEPVSSLEQVLKETSREMVARSAATLITHPFHVITLRCMVQFIGRETKYSGTLSAFATIYREEGLLGFFAGLIPRLLGDILSLWLCNMLAYLINTYALENGVSTMAEMKSYSQAVTGFFASMLTYPFVLVSNLMAVNNCGLAGGSLPYAPTYSSWLDCWSQLHREGNMSRGNSLFFRKVPPGKRYVWEERRFR, encoded by the exons ATGGCGGACGCGGCCTcgcaggtgctgctgggctcGGGGCTCACGGTGCTGTCGCAGCCGCTCATGTACGTGAAGGTGCTGGTGCAG GTCGGGTACGAGCCGCTGCCGCCCACCCTGGGCAGGAACATCTTCGGGCGCCAGGTTTACCAGCTGCCCGGCCTCTTCGCTTACG CCAAACACATCGTGAAGGTCGATGGGCGAGCG GGACTGTTCAAGGGGCTGGCGCCGCGCCTCTGCTCCAGCGCCATCGGCACCGTGGTGCACGGCAAAGTGCTGCAG cactaCCAGGAGGCTGAGCCCGTGGAG CCAGGAGCCAGCAAGAAGGAGCCCGTGTCCTCTCTGGAGCAGGTCCTGAAGGAG ACCTCCCGGGAGATGGTGGCTCGCTCTGCTGCCACGCTCATCACACACCCCTTCCACG tgATCACCCTGCGCTGCATGGTGCAGTTCATCGGCCGCGAGACCAAGTACAG CGGGACACTAAGCGCCTTCGCCACCATTTACCGAGAAGAGGGGCTGCTGGGCTTCTTCGC CGGCCTCATCCCCCGGCTGCTCGGGGACATCCTTTCCCTCTGGCTCTGCAACATGCTGGCCTACCTCATCAACACCTACGCGCTGGAGAACGGG GTCTCAACCATGGCTGAGATGAAGAGCTACTCGCAGGCAGTCACTGGG TTCTTTGCCAGCATGCTGACGTACCCCTTCGTGCTGGTCTCCAACCTGATGGCTGTCAATAACTGCGG GCTGGCTGGGGGCTCCCTCCCCTACGCTCCCACCTACAGCTCCTGGCTGGACTGCTGGAGccagctgcacagggag GGCAACATGAGCCGAGGGAACAGCCTGTTTTTCCGCAAGGTGCCGCCAGGGAAGCGCTACgtgtgggaggagaggaggttTCGCTGA